In the Agrobacterium vitis genome, TTATAATTGGCGGAGAAGACCGCTGTTGGCGGCTCAGCCAGCGCCATGAATTTCTGAATGGCAGAATATCCGCCTTCTTCGGTCCAGTCGCCGGAATGCAGGTAGGAAGGGTTGAAAGGAATCCTGCCCTCTTCCAGGGCCTGCTGATAGCCATTCAGGCGCTGCAATCCCGATGATGTATCCAATGTGCCAAAGGCCGTGGCGATCCGTGTATGACCGAGATCGATCAGATGGCGGACAGCACGGTAGGATGCCTTGGCATTTTCGACGAACACGCGATCAACGCGCAACCCCATGATATCATTATTGTAGACGGTTACCGGAATACCGCGTTCCACGAATCTCTCGACTTCATTGGGAATGTCTCCATGTCCCGCAAGAATGAGCGCATCGACATTCTGCCCAGCAAAATAGGAGAGGGATTCACTCAGCAGCCTGATGTCACCATCATGGCAATAGGTCAGCAGCGTTCTGCCGCTCTGACGAAACAAGCGCGCCAGATGATTGAGGAGCTGGGCATGAAACTCATCCAGCTCCGGCGTCAAAAAGCCAATCACATCGGTCTTGTCGCTTTTCATCGCCCGCGCGGCGGCACTGCGTTGAAAAGACAGGGCCTCAATGGCCCGCTCAATTTCGGCGCGGTTGCCATTGCGCACCGTTTGCCCATTGAGATATCGGGACACCGTGCCGATGGCCACACCTGCGGCCTCGGCCACATCGTGGATGGTTGCCTGTTTTCGCTTGCCGGTTATTTCCACAGGCCCTCTCCGCAGCTCCAGTCTTGGCCCTGGCAAGGACACACGAGCAATCGTCTCACATCATTTGGGCACCACGCCGTCAATCACAATCGCACGGTGAATGGAAAGGCCTGGCAGATCAACCGTGATTGCGCCATCTGCTTGTTTTTTCCAAGCAAATGTCTCACCTGAAATCGCATCATAGACCGATGATGGCGTCCCAGGCAGCCGGACCGTGAAGGATAACGGCCCGATGGAGGGAATATCCTCGATCATCTCCATGGGTCTTGCTGTCGGCTGCCAATTGATCCGCACCGACTGACCGCGGATCTGTGGGATGCCGCAGAGAAGGTGAACTATGCTGCGATTTTCATGGGCCTGTACCGTCAGCGTCGCACGGCCTGCGGATGGCAAAGTGGTTTCCAGCATCCGCCCCGGCATTAGCCGTTCGATCAGCGCATCGACCAGATATTTGTAGAGAGGCTGCCCCATGGCGCGGTAAAGTGCAAAGACCGGATAGGCGATGGTGCCTACCTTGCCATGCACTGCGCAGGCCACGCCAATAGCATCCGCCTCAGGATCATCTGGCGTATGCTGATGCGAGCAGAAATGGTTGAAGGCACGATTGAAATAGGGCGGCCTTATGCTTGCCAGAACAGTGGCGCCCGCCGCTTGCAGTTTTTCGGCCTCGGCATAGACCACGAAGGGGCTTGCCGGCAGGCGCGCATCGGTCAATGCTTCGGTGATCTGCGCATAGGATGGCTCGAAGGCGATGTTTTCGCCTGTGAGTGTCAGGCCCGTCTCAAAGGCAAAAGCGCCGGTATTCGGTGTGCGGCCAGACTGGCCGGAAATGAGGACCGCGCCACCCGAGGCGAGATAGGCATCGAATTTTGCCTTTAAGGCAGCATCCACCGGGATCGTATCGGGTAAGATAATCAGGCGATGGCGGGAAAAATCCATCTCCGGGTCGATGACGTCGAAACATCTATGCAATTCCAGCAGCATCTGCACCGCACCGTCATCGCTATCGCGCACACGCTCCACACCGTCCCGATGGAAATATTCGGTGGCGAGAATGGCGATGTCAGAGACCTGTTCCGCACCCTCCAGAAAGGGTTCAAGAGCAGCGATCCGGCGAAAGGCCGGGGCGATGCTGCGATAGGTATCGGCATTGATCCGGCCATTGGGATGGAGCTGATCGCCAACCAGGCATTTAGACCCAAGCGCCACCATCATGGCACATTCATATTCCAGCGCATCGGGATGTTTGAATCCGCCGAATTCGCCCCAACTGGTGTGGAATTTGCCGGTATGACTGACAAAATCCAGGCCAAGCCGCGCCGCATAGCGGGCGCTGGAGGGAAAGTGATTATAGCCCCAACCGCCCGTGGGCAGGCTTTCCAGTTCAAGATGGGTGTAAGGCGCGAAACGGTCTTTGCCATATTTGTTGATATGGCCGCTGTTGTAAAAGATCCGCGCCTGCGGAAATTCGCGCCGCAGAACGGTGCTCATTTCCTCGCGGAACTGCGCATTGACGGCCTCGTCATTGGCCAGCCGATCCACCTTGTTCAGCGGGTCGAGATTGAGGCGTGCCATGCGCGCAAGACAGGCAGTGCAGACGCAATCCGGCGTCTGGATAATGTCGAAGAACAGCCCGGCAGTCGGATAAAGCGTCAGAACCTCTCTGGCTTCGGCCATCAAGTAGCTACGAAAATCATCTTGGTTGAGGCACAAGGTGTGCCAGGCCGCGCTTAACTGGTTCTGGGCCGAACGATCATGGTCATCGGCATGGTCAAGATGATTATTGGCCTTCATCACCCGCCATTCGGGATGCAGGCGGGCAGTCCGCTCATCCCACTGCACCGAGAGATAGATGGGCGTTTCAATATCAGCAGCGTTGCAGGCGGCAATCATCTCCCCCAGCAGATCGGGGCGAGACAGATTGGGATGCGGCGCACCCACCTTGGTCGGATAATAGGACCAGCCATGGTGGCATTTGGCAAACAGCGTGATGGAATTGACATGCGATTGCTTCAGCGTGTCAACGAACGCTTCAGCGTCAAACTGGCTGCCAATGCCCGGAATATGCTCGGATGTGTGAAAATCGAGATGAATTTGACGATAGCGCAATGGACGCAATGAATTCTGCGACATGATGGCTCCTTTTCTCCGGCACGAAAGCCGCGAAAATCCTGTTAGAACACCTGAAAATGGATGGTGAAATATCTGCTATCGACTTTCCCAAACCTCGCCTTCCCTAAGTTGAACCTCAAGGACATCAGCAGGTTGGCGGATGGTGAGTGGCCCGGAGTGGCCAGCCGTGATGCGGAGTGAAGACAGTTTTCCTGCTTGCCAGCTGAGATCAACCGTGTGACCGCCACGGATGCGCACCCCCTTCAGGCTGCCACTTGACCATTGTTCCGGCAAAGCAGGCAGAAGGCGAAGCTCGCCGGGGCGCGATTGTACCAGCATTTCCACAATCCCAGCCGCTCCCCCAAAATTTCCGTCGATCTGGAAAGGCGGATGGGCGTCCATGAGGTTCGGATAGGTGCGCTCCGGCGTCAAAAGCTTGGTCAGAACCTGGGCAGCCCGATGGCCATTACCCAGTCTGGCCCAAAGGTTCAGCCGCCAGCCAATGCCCCAGCCCGTTGCATCATCACCGCGCCGCTCCAGAACAATCTGTGCGGCCTTAGCCAGTTCAGGCGTTTCCAATGGGTCGATTTGCAGGCTCGGATAAAGCCCATAGAGATGAGAGACATGGCGATGCTGCTGCTCTGGCGCGTCCAGATCCCAGTCGTCCATCCATTCCTGCAATTGACCTCCTTTGCCGATACGGTCTTCCGGCAGGCGGGCACGGGTGGCGACCGCTGCTGTACGAAGCTCGCCGTCCCGGCCAAGCGTGGCGCTGGCATCCGCGAATGCCTCAAACAAATCGCGGAGAATCTGGTTGTCCATGGCCGGTGCGGCGCAGAGTGAAGAACCAAAAGGATGGGAGTTTTCCGGCGACAGGGATGGGCAAGTGCCGAGGTAATTGCTATCAGGCAGGGCTACCAGCGTATCCAGCGCAAATTCCACCGCCCCCTTGATCAAAGGATAGATGCGCTCCAGCACGGCGCGATCCGGATTGAAGCGATAGTGATCATAAAGCTGGGCGCAGAGCCAGGCACCGCCCATCGGCCAGAGACCCCAATGGGGTCCATCAATCGGGCCAGTAGCACGCCAGATATCGGTGTTATGGTGCAAAACCCAGCCGCGTGCGCCGTAATGGGCCTTGGCCATCTCGCGGCCGGTGTCGGCCACATCTTCCACCAACTCCACCAGCGGCAAAAAGGTCTCGGACAGATTGGCAACATCGGCCAACCAGTAATTCATCTCCAGATTGATGTTGACGGTATATTTACTGCCCCAGGCTGGCAGAATATCTTCATTCCAAATGCCCTGGAGATTGGCGGCCTGCGTGCCGGGTCTGGAACAGGAAATGGCAAGGTAGCGGCCATACTGCAAATAGAGCGCGGCCAGTGAGGGATCATTGCCTTCGGCATAGGCGGCAACGCGCTTGTCGGTGGGAAGCGTTGGCACGGGCTTATCACCGAGGGAAATTTGCATCCGGTCAAACAGGCGGCGATGCTCTATGACATGCGCTTCCAGCAGCGCCTCATAGGGCAGCATAGCCGCTGCATCCAGACGTGCTTTGATCTGCGCCTGCGGATCACCATCGACATTCCTGTAGTTTTGAAAGCTGGTGCCTGCATCGATTAGCAACACGACGCTGGACGCTTCACGCACCCGAATGGTTTCCTCGCCAATATCGACAAAGCCCCCCTCGGACAGCACCCGCACCCGGAAAGCGAAGCGCAACGCGCTATCAATGCCGTTTTGCCGACGATTACGCCCGTCATAGCCAAGGGTGGCATCGGCGATATCAATCGGATCGCCATTTTGCGGGCTGCTCAGCATCACCGTCATCGACAAGGCACCGGGCTGATCCACGGCAATGCGGCAAACAATCACGTCCTGAATGGCGCTGGCAAACACATCGCGGCGAAAATGCACGCCGTGGCAATCATATTGCGTGATAGCAACAGCCGTTTCCAGATCAAGCGAGCGGCGATAGTTGGTGACGGTCATATCATGATGCAGGTCGAGCCAGACATCGCCAATCGGCTGATAGGAGGTCTGTCGATCCGGCTTGGCCATGGCCCCTTCATAGGCCTTGCGGTCTGCCTCCTGATACCGTCCGGCAAGGATCAGATTACGCACCTCAGGCAAGGCAGCGCGGGCATCGGGATTGATCGGCTGGTAAGGGCCACCGCTCCAGAATGTGCTCTCATTGATCTGAAGGCGTTCATTCCAGGCATCTCCGAACACCATGGCCCCCAGCCGACCATTGCCAACGGGAAGGGCCTCGGTCCAGACAGATGCGGCACGGTCGTACCAGAGTTCATTATCGCTCATGATTAGAAATCCCATTGAAAATATTAGCTGAATGACGTGTCACCGAAGGCGCGCACCGGTGGCCGGATCAAACAGCAGGGCCTTGGACGGATGAAAGCCGGTGTGGATCGTATCGCCGGTCTGCACGGACCGGTCGCCCTTCAGATCAACCGTCAGGGCGTCTTCGCCCCGCATATTGCTGTAGCCGTAGGAAACGCCGCCAAGGCTCTCCACCATGTCCACCCGCAGGTCGAACTGGGCTGATCCGTCAGAGGAAAAATTCTCTGGCCGCATGCCAATGGAAATCTTTGCGCCGGGGGCAAGATCCGCACCCAGTGCAAGCTCGAATTCCACGTCCTTGAACTCGCTGAGCTTGACGCGGATTGCCGCTGTGCTGCGCGCCACCACATGACCCGTCAGAAAATTCATGCGCGGCGAGCCGATGAAACCGGCCACGAACATGTTGTCGGGGTCGTCATAAAGGTTGATCGGCGTACCAATCTGCTCGACATTGCCCGCCCGCAACACCACGATCCGATCAGCCAAGGTCATGGCTTCCACCTGATCGTGGGTGACGTAAATCATGGTTGACGCCAGTGACCGATGCAGTTCGGCAATCTCAAGCCGCATCTTCACCCGCAATTCGGCATCGAGATTGGAGAGCGGTTCATCGAACAGGAACACATTGGGATCGCGCACGATGGCCCGCCCGATGGCCACCCGCTGGCGCTGGCCACCAGACAAGGCCGCTGGCTTGCGCCCCAGAAGCGGTGTGATGTGCAAACGGTTTGCCGCCTGTTCCACCCGCCGTCCGATGTCGGCGCTTTTCATGCCCGCCATGCGCAGTGGAAAACCGATATTGTTGCGCACGGTCATATGCGGATAGAGGGCGTAATTCTGAAACACCATGGCCACACCGCGCTCGGTGGGCGTGGCATCGTTGATGCGTTGACCATCGATGAGAATGTCGCCGCTAGTGATCGGCTCAAGCCCGGCAATCATCCGCAGCAGGGTGGATTTGCCACAGCCGGATGGCCCCACAAAGACGGTCAGGGAGCCGTCTTCAAGGTCAAGATCAATGTCATCAATAACCTTCAAGGCACCGTAGCGCTTAGCCACACCTTTGAGTTCAACGGTTGCCATATGATTTCTCCTCCCGATGGCCAGTTTTTGGCCGGGACATGAACACTGTGGATGACACGATCATTCCTTGCCTCCCGAGCGATTGCGGGCGTCTGCCGCGAAGAAGCGCTGAAACACGATGAAGACCACCAGAGGCACCGCCATGGTGACGATGGCCGCCACCGATTGTTGATCTAGGTTGGGCTCAAACGAGCCTGCGATGCGGGCCAACAGCACCGTCAGCGGCACATCGGAGCGCAGATACAGCATGGGCAGCAGCATGGAATTCCAGCACCACAGAAATTGCAGAATGCCCACAGTTGCCATGGGTGTGAGGGAATTGGGTAGAACGACATAAAGAAAGGTGCGGATCGGCGTACAGCCATCAATTTTTGAGGCCTCGATCAATTCACGTGGAAATTCCGCCAGAAAGCTCTGCACCAGAAAGATCGACCAGGCGAAAGACAGCCCGACAAAGGGAATAAGCACGGCCCAGACATTGTCGATCATGTGCAGATCACGCCAGAGCGTAAACAGCGGAATGATCACCACCTGCTGCGGCAAAACGAAAGAATTGACGATAACCAGCAACAGAATGCGCCGTCCGGGAAACTTGAGAAACTGAAAGGCATAGGCCGCAGCCGGTGCCAGAAGAACCGTCAACAACGTCGCAAGCCCTGTCAGTTTCAGGGATGACAAAAAGGCGGGCGCCAGCGGATACTTTGTCCAGACCGTCTGCCAGGCCTCCAGCGTGAAGCGCAGGGTGTGCAGTGACCACCAGCCACCAACGGCAATATCACCGGCAGGCCGGATTGAGGTCAGAACCAACCCGACCACGGGCACAATCCAGAGAATGGCCAAAAGACCGACGAGAACCGGAATCCAGAGAGGAGCACGGGCGTTCATGTCGCCTCCTTGGTGCGCTGACGCAGCAATGGGATCGAGACGAACAGCACGACGGC is a window encoding:
- a CDS encoding glycoside hydrolase family 95 protein → MSDNELWYDRAASVWTEALPVGNGRLGAMVFGDAWNERLQINESTFWSGGPYQPINPDARAALPEVRNLILAGRYQEADRKAYEGAMAKPDRQTSYQPIGDVWLDLHHDMTVTNYRRSLDLETAVAITQYDCHGVHFRRDVFASAIQDVIVCRIAVDQPGALSMTVMLSSPQNGDPIDIADATLGYDGRNRRQNGIDSALRFAFRVRVLSEGGFVDIGEETIRVREASSVVLLIDAGTSFQNYRNVDGDPQAQIKARLDAAAMLPYEALLEAHVIEHRRLFDRMQISLGDKPVPTLPTDKRVAAYAEGNDPSLAALYLQYGRYLAISCSRPGTQAANLQGIWNEDILPAWGSKYTVNINLEMNYWLADVANLSETFLPLVELVEDVADTGREMAKAHYGARGWVLHHNTDIWRATGPIDGPHWGLWPMGGAWLCAQLYDHYRFNPDRAVLERIYPLIKGAVEFALDTLVALPDSNYLGTCPSLSPENSHPFGSSLCAAPAMDNQILRDLFEAFADASATLGRDGELRTAAVATRARLPEDRIGKGGQLQEWMDDWDLDAPEQQHRHVSHLYGLYPSLQIDPLETPELAKAAQIVLERRGDDATGWGIGWRLNLWARLGNGHRAAQVLTKLLTPERTYPNLMDAHPPFQIDGNFGGAAGIVEMLVQSRPGELRLLPALPEQWSSGSLKGVRIRGGHTVDLSWQAGKLSSLRITAGHSGPLTIRQPADVLEVQLREGEVWESR
- a CDS encoding carbohydrate ABC transporter permease — its product is MNARAPLWIPVLVGLLAILWIVPVVGLVLTSIRPAGDIAVGGWWSLHTLRFTLEAWQTVWTKYPLAPAFLSSLKLTGLATLLTVLLAPAAAYAFQFLKFPGRRILLLVIVNSFVLPQQVVIIPLFTLWRDLHMIDNVWAVLIPFVGLSFAWSIFLVQSFLAEFPRELIEASKIDGCTPIRTFLYVVLPNSLTPMATVGILQFLWCWNSMLLPMLYLRSDVPLTVLLARIAGSFEPNLDQQSVAAIVTMAVPLVVFIVFQRFFAADARNRSGGKE
- a CDS encoding LacI family DNA-binding transcriptional regulator; the protein is MEITGKRKQATIHDVAEAAGVAIGTVSRYLNGQTVRNGNRAEIERAIEALSFQRSAAARAMKSDKTDVIGFLTPELDEFHAQLLNHLARLFRQSGRTLLTYCHDGDIRLLSESLSYFAGQNVDALILAGHGDIPNEVERFVERGIPVTVYNNDIMGLRVDRVFVENAKASYRAVRHLIDLGHTRIATAFGTLDTSSGLQRLNGYQQALEEGRIPFNPSYLHSGDWTEEGGYSAIQKFMALAEPPTAVFSANYKMTYGILEWVREHRARMPEDIAIVSFDDVELFRLYDDGVTAIAQPIEKIAQSISAYVLSRLTQDNVPDIRTRTLDCNLILRGSSHFRRSSR
- a CDS encoding ABC transporter ATP-binding protein, coding for MATVELKGVAKRYGALKVIDDIDLDLEDGSLTVFVGPSGCGKSTLLRMIAGLEPITSGDILIDGQRINDATPTERGVAMVFQNYALYPHMTVRNNIGFPLRMAGMKSADIGRRVEQAANRLHITPLLGRKPAALSGGQRQRVAIGRAIVRDPNVFLFDEPLSNLDAELRVKMRLEIAELHRSLASTMIYVTHDQVEAMTLADRIVVLRAGNVEQIGTPINLYDDPDNMFVAGFIGSPRMNFLTGHVVARSTAAIRVKLSEFKDVEFELALGADLAPGAKISIGMRPENFSSDGSAQFDLRVDMVESLGGVSYGYSNMRGEDALTVDLKGDRSVQTGDTIHTGFHPSKALLFDPATGARLR
- a CDS encoding alpha-L-fucosidase, which codes for MSQNSLRPLRYRQIHLDFHTSEHIPGIGSQFDAEAFVDTLKQSHVNSITLFAKCHHGWSYYPTKVGAPHPNLSRPDLLGEMIAACNAADIETPIYLSVQWDERTARLHPEWRVMKANNHLDHADDHDRSAQNQLSAAWHTLCLNQDDFRSYLMAEAREVLTLYPTAGLFFDIIQTPDCVCTACLARMARLNLDPLNKVDRLANDEAVNAQFREEMSTVLRREFPQARIFYNSGHINKYGKDRFAPYTHLELESLPTGGWGYNHFPSSARYAARLGLDFVSHTGKFHTSWGEFGGFKHPDALEYECAMMVALGSKCLVGDQLHPNGRINADTYRSIAPAFRRIAALEPFLEGAEQVSDIAILATEYFHRDGVERVRDSDDGAVQMLLELHRCFDVIDPEMDFSRHRLIILPDTIPVDAALKAKFDAYLASGGAVLISGQSGRTPNTGAFAFETGLTLTGENIAFEPSYAQITEALTDARLPASPFVVYAEAEKLQAAGATVLASIRPPYFNRAFNHFCSHQHTPDDPEADAIGVACAVHGKVGTIAYPVFALYRAMGQPLYKYLVDALIERLMPGRMLETTLPSAGRATLTVQAHENRSIVHLLCGIPQIRGQSVRINWQPTARPMEMIEDIPSIGPLSFTVRLPGTPSSVYDAISGETFAWKKQADGAITVDLPGLSIHRAIVIDGVVPK